The following are encoded in a window of Pecten maximus chromosome 17, xPecMax1.1, whole genome shotgun sequence genomic DNA:
- the LOC117315405 gene encoding alpha-1,3-mannosyl-glycoprotein 2-beta-N-acetylglucosaminyltransferase-like: protein MRLNSMRRKHIVFVVVTVFLSWNAIMYYVLMSRHSKKMIPRDMELDNLDVGIQNQLRRNLALLAKLQGIRNKTEMSLKTNKPERMVLPDRKGDGSDMNKVVLPILMIACDRVTVSRSLDLLIKYRTTKERFPIIVSQDCAHKPTADVIQKYVVSDNIKHIKHPNLTNIELNKKDKKFLGYYKIARHYKWALNQIFLKFNYSAVIIVEDDLDISPDFFEYFSATYPILTSDPSVWCVSAWNDNGKGGMVSDDPELLYRSDFFPGLGWMMERKIWLEIGPKWPVTFWDDWMRHQDQRKERVCIRPEICRTSTFGKKGVSRGLYFDKHLKHIKLNDQFVAFTQKNLSYLMKENYDPWFTHMVYETPEVTVAEVMSGSKKHLKALRVTYTTKEQFKATAKKLGIMDDFKAGVPRVAYRGVVSFVFKGQRIYFAPKPDWQKYDIKWK from the exons ATGAGACTGAACAGTATGAGACGTAAACATATTGTGTTTGTGGTGGTGACAGTATTCCTCTCCTGGAACGCCATCATGTACTACGTTTTGATGTCACGGCACTCAAAAAAG ATGATCCCTCGAGATATGGAGCTGGACAACTTGGATGTTGGCATTCAAAACCAACTGAGACGAAACCTCGCATTACTAGCAAAGCTACAGGGTATCCGTAACAAAACTG AAATGAGCTTGAAGACAAACAAGCCAGAAAGGATGGTGCTGCCCGACAGAAAAGGAGATGGAAGCGATATGAACAAGGTGGTCCTACCTATACTGATGATAGCCTGTGACCGGGTAACGGTCAGTCGTAGTCTGGACCTTCTTATCAA ATATCGTACCACAAAGGAGAGATTCCCGATTATAGTTAGTCAGGACTGTGCTCACAAACCAACAGCTGAcgtcatacaaaaatatgtcGTGTCGGACAACATCAAACACATCAAG CATCCTAATCTGACTAACATAGAACTGAATAAGAAGGATAAGAAATTCCTGGGCTACTATAAGATCGCTCGCCACTACAAATGGGCGCTGAACCAGATCTTCTTGAAGTTTAACTACTCGGCTGTTATCATTGTAgaag ATGACCTCGACATCTCCCCAgatttttttgaatatttttcgGCGACTTATCCAATTCTGACCTCTGACCCCTCAGTTTGGTGTGTATCTGCGTGGAATGACAACGGAAAAGGTGGCATGGTGTCAGATGACCCAG AGCTACTGTACAGGTCCGACTTCTTTCCTGGACTCGGTTGGATGATGGAGAGGAAAATCTGGCTAGAGATCGGACCAAAGTGGCCAGTTAC ATTTTGGGACGACTGGATGCGTCACCAGGACCAAAGGAAGGAACGCGTTTGTATACGTCCGGAAATTTGTAGGACGAGTACATTCGGCAAGAAAGGAGTGAGCAG ggGTTTATACTTTGataaacatttgaaacataTCAAGTTGAATGACCAGTTTGTAGCATTTACACAGAAAAACTTATCCTACCTCATGAAG GAGAACTATGACCCCTGGTTCACACATATGGTTTATGAAACACCAGAAGTGACGGTTGCCGAGGTGATGTCTGGCAGTAAAAAACACCTCAAGGCGTTACGTGTCACCTACACTACAAAGGAACAGTTCAAGGCTACAGCTAAGAAGCTTGGCATTATGGACGACTTCAAGG CTGGTGTCCCACGTGTAGCCTACAGAGGAGTAGTCAGTTTTGTCTTTAAAGGACAGAGAATATATTTTGCTCCAAAACCAGATTGGCAAAAATACGACATCAAATGgaagtga